Proteins encoded together in one Desulfosporosinus meridiei DSM 13257 window:
- the trpC gene encoding indole-3-glycerol phosphate synthase TrpC: MILDEIALYTIERVKTLRASKSFEEIREAALAIKSEKPFAFEKGLVNPDIAFICEVKKASPSKGIISGSFDYVGIAEEYEKAGANAISVLTEPKFFLGSDKYLTEIKDRVKIPLLRKDFVIDSYQIYEAKIIGAAAVLLICSLLDTNKLREYIRISDSLGLSALVETHTEAEIKSALQAGARIIGINNRNLKTFEVDLQTTISLRHLVPKEVILVSESGIQTIEDIKMLGQSKVNAVLIGEAFMRSDNKAEVMRELKG, encoded by the coding sequence ATGATACTGGATGAAATTGCCCTCTATACCATTGAAAGAGTCAAAACATTAAGAGCAAGTAAGTCATTTGAGGAGATAAGGGAAGCAGCCCTGGCTATTAAGTCTGAAAAGCCTTTTGCCTTTGAAAAAGGACTAGTCAATCCAGACATTGCTTTCATTTGCGAGGTGAAAAAAGCCTCCCCGTCTAAGGGGATAATTAGTGGGTCCTTTGATTATGTAGGTATAGCTGAGGAATATGAAAAAGCCGGCGCGAACGCAATTTCTGTACTGACAGAACCAAAATTCTTCTTGGGCAGTGATAAATATTTAACAGAAATTAAAGATCGAGTGAAAATACCTCTACTCCGCAAAGATTTTGTGATTGATAGTTACCAAATTTATGAGGCGAAAATCATTGGTGCGGCGGCAGTTCTGTTAATCTGCAGCTTACTTGATACGAACAAACTACGGGAATATATCCGGATTTCTGATAGTTTAGGTCTCTCAGCCCTGGTAGAAACCCATACTGAAGCGGAGATTAAGTCAGCTCTGCAAGCCGGTGCCAGAATTATCGGTATTAATAATCGGAACTTAAAGACATTTGAAGTTGATTTGCAAACAACCATCTCCCTCCGGCATCTGGTACCGAAAGAAGTGATACTTGTCTCGGAAAGTGGGATTCAAACAATAGAGGATATAAAAATGCTGGGCCAAAGTAAGGTCAATGCCGTATTGATTGGCGAAGCATTTATGAGAAGTGATAATAAGGCTGAAGTTATGAGGGAGCTAAAGGGTTAG
- a CDS encoding phosphoribosylanthranilate isomerase gives MTKIKICGLTRECDIEAVNEVRPDYVGFVFAESKRKITPQKAYSLKNLLDKEIQTVGVFVDESIHYILDICSKGIIDLIQLHGKENKTYIEQLRAKSLKPVIKAVRVRSQSDLKAVETMDCKYLLFDTYSDKSPGGTGETFDWTIIEGVKAPFFLAGGLNCTNVLQAIKTVDPFGVDISSGVESAGFKDKAKIREIVSLIRKRD, from the coding sequence GTGACCAAAATAAAAATATGCGGACTAACCAGAGAGTGTGACATAGAGGCGGTTAATGAGGTGAGACCAGACTACGTGGGCTTTGTGTTTGCTGAGAGTAAACGTAAGATTACACCGCAAAAGGCTTATAGTTTGAAGAATCTTCTCGATAAAGAAATCCAAACCGTAGGGGTTTTTGTGGATGAGAGCATTCACTATATCCTAGATATCTGTTCCAAGGGTATCATTGATCTGATCCAACTTCATGGCAAGGAAAATAAGACCTATATCGAACAACTTAGGGCGAAAAGCTTAAAACCGGTTATCAAAGCAGTCCGAGTGCGTTCCCAATCTGATCTTAAGGCAGTGGAGACAATGGACTGCAAATACCTCTTGTTTGATACCTATTCCGATAAAAGCCCAGGGGGAACGGGAGAAACATTTGATTGGACAATTATCGAGGGAGTCAAAGCCCCATTTTTTCTGGCCGGTGGCTTAAACTGCACTAATGTTTTGCAGGCCATAAAGACTGTCGATCCCTTTGGAGTGGACATTAGCAGTGGGGTTGAAAGCGCTGGATTTAAGGATAAAGCCAAAATACGAGAAATCGTCTCATTGATTAGGAAAAGAGATTAG
- a CDS encoding NADH peroxidase, which yields MKKFVCGICGYIHEGNEAPDNCPQCKAQKDKFSEKVEGVLQWADEHKVGIAQGVDPEVIEGLRANFVGECTEVGMYLAMSRQADREGFPEVAEAYKRIAWEEAEHAAKFAELLGEVVDADTKKNLQVRVDAEYGATQGKKDLATLAKKLNLDAIHDTVHEMCKDEARHGKAFKGLLDRYFK from the coding sequence ATGAAAAAATTTGTATGCGGTATCTGCGGTTACATCCATGAGGGAAATGAGGCTCCTGACAATTGCCCACAATGTAAGGCTCAAAAAGATAAGTTTTCAGAAAAAGTCGAAGGAGTCCTGCAATGGGCTGATGAGCATAAAGTAGGAATAGCTCAAGGAGTAGACCCGGAAGTCATCGAAGGTTTAAGAGCTAATTTCGTTGGCGAATGTACAGAAGTTGGTATGTACCTAGCTATGAGCCGTCAAGCGGATAGAGAAGGTTTTCCCGAAGTTGCTGAAGCTTACAAACGAATTGCCTGGGAAGAAGCCGAGCATGCCGCCAAATTTGCTGAACTACTAGGTGAAGTTGTGGATGCTGACACCAAGAAAAATCTTCAGGTACGAGTTGATGCAGAATATGGAGCAACTCAAGGAAAGAAAGATCTTGCTACTTTAGCTAAAAAGCTCAATTTAGATGCAATTCATGATACTGTTCATGAAATGTGTAAAGATGAAGCACGACATGGCAAAGCGTTTAAAGGATTGCTCGACCGTTATTTCAAATAA
- a CDS encoding DUF3793 family protein, translating into MLEQLEHRDITHLTDLIAWANENATQKKRLFLIENLAPLVMGIKPSVLMNVSYNDEVDWSKFKILFTRPKALEIREIRKLNGQLQVMFYQKDLLDSVLSQRAIQQFLRSLSYPTQYSLDNYLQVLKDRIVSGKFPHEIGVFLGYPLKDVLGFMGLQPLPYTRTQGWRIYGEERPSNEVYESYRKARRMMRALAEHIDHDGQKNAIRK; encoded by the coding sequence ATGCTGGAGCAGTTAGAACATCGGGATATCACACATCTGACTGACCTCATTGCCTGGGCTAACGAAAACGCTACTCAGAAAAAGCGCCTTTTTCTCATAGAAAATCTTGCCCCTCTTGTCATGGGAATAAAACCTTCAGTACTTATGAACGTGTCCTATAATGATGAAGTGGACTGGAGTAAATTCAAGATTCTATTTACTCGTCCTAAGGCACTGGAGATTAGAGAAATTCGGAAACTTAATGGACAGCTTCAAGTAATGTTTTATCAAAAGGATCTCTTGGATTCCGTATTGAGTCAAAGAGCTATTCAACAATTCCTGCGATCTTTAAGCTATCCAACCCAATATTCATTAGACAACTATTTGCAAGTCTTGAAGGATAGGATCGTATCAGGTAAATTCCCTCATGAAATCGGGGTTTTCTTAGGCTATCCGTTAAAAGACGTTTTAGGGTTCATGGGACTTCAACCCCTTCCTTATACAAGGACACAAGGGTGGCGGATTTATGGGGAGGAAAGACCTTCAAATGAAGTCTATGAAAGCTACCGAAAAGCTCGTCGTATGATGAGAGCACTAGCCGAGCATATTGATCATGACGGACAAAAGAATGCCATAAGAAAGTGA
- a CDS encoding ABC transporter ATP-binding protein, whose product MEEVLIKTNQLTKRYGPVSVVKGLNLEVKSGEIFGFLGPNGAGKTTTIKMLTGLLDPSEGEAYIGNYEISKQPTQAKALMAYVPDQPKLYGKLSAREFLYLISALYRVPKNVMKERADQLLELFGLKGRADELLEGYSHGMRQKVVLASALIHQPKVILLDEPTVGLDPASARLLKDVLQEMARQGAAVFVSTHILEIAERMCHRVAILKEGQLIAQGSPEELRRKVGHGGESLEDIFLELTGGHENAELIKSLEEG is encoded by the coding sequence ATGGAAGAAGTCTTAATTAAAACGAATCAATTAACCAAACGGTATGGCCCTGTGTCTGTCGTTAAAGGCCTTAATCTGGAAGTTAAAAGCGGTGAGATATTCGGATTTCTGGGGCCGAATGGTGCCGGTAAAACAACAACCATTAAAATGCTAACGGGCCTCCTGGATCCCAGTGAAGGAGAAGCTTATATTGGCAATTATGAAATCAGCAAGCAGCCTACCCAAGCCAAAGCGCTGATGGCTTATGTGCCAGATCAGCCTAAGTTATATGGTAAGCTTTCGGCACGAGAGTTCTTGTACCTTATTTCTGCACTTTATCGTGTACCTAAAAATGTAATGAAGGAAAGAGCTGACCAACTGCTGGAGTTGTTTGGGCTCAAAGGCCGGGCTGATGAATTGTTAGAAGGATACTCTCATGGTATGCGCCAGAAAGTAGTGTTAGCTTCAGCGCTTATCCATCAGCCTAAAGTGATTCTTCTTGATGAGCCTACTGTAGGTCTTGACCCGGCAAGTGCCCGCCTGTTGAAGGATGTATTGCAGGAGATGGCCAGGCAGGGGGCGGCAGTTTTTGTCTCTACTCATATTTTGGAAATTGCCGAGAGAATGTGTCATCGTGTCGCGATTCTGAAGGAAGGTCAACTCATTGCTCAAGGAAGCCCCGAAGAACTTCGCCGGAAGGTGGGGCATGGAGGAGAAAGCTTGGAAGATATCTTCCTGGAGCTGACAGGTGGTCATGAAAACGCTGAACTTATTAAAAGCCTAGAGGAGGGTTAA
- a CDS encoding putative ABC transporter permease subunit: MKIILPPPLADPPAGQSFRQDFVLLLKNQMRVSWNKMRHRPIGALLGMAVLVLGLIALLSSLGYFAYGALKTMPPQTVKGFLSLLFMGGLASQVFFGITAAFAALYMSEDLELLFMAPVSIKAVFAVKSLAVVGSNFLTALLFAFLPGVFYGLLFQAGASFYILVALVGLGIWALGTAIAELINLLIMRIVPPHRSKEAVGFIGALAGILIAIVFQIPNMLINSEEELNLGAWIAGQEQMLGIMDYFPWGWGSLALVSGISGDFIAGLGWSLLIMVVGVLLFLLAFNLVERGFRRGFISLSQGEGGRRRRKGISAEQGKVHPQRELVSYSLFEKEVSHTAPPWFGMWAVAKKDLLSMKRDTREWFGYLVPLIIMLFFVGQFLFSQVKSSQASLITVLIMYTVMFSGNLALQSFGREGESDWLLNSVPLAGWPVVWGKLLAAILPTLLLMETLLVGTALAIGVSTSLIFALAFGAVLLSLGSSAIGLFYSINNCRYNPDTPQQRISPGASLFMYLINLFFILLLALGLIYVFLPEELIVMLRDLPPVTFKGGFLSGLSYVLYLLSRPLLWTTSLRIILGIVVTSGVWSLMFFGFMAATVRQSRKGFRVELVTGSKKKKLWKKRKTQIS, translated from the coding sequence ATGAAAATAATTTTACCCCCACCTTTGGCAGATCCCCCAGCGGGTCAATCCTTTAGACAAGATTTCGTCTTGCTGCTTAAAAACCAAATGCGTGTTAGTTGGAATAAGATGAGGCATCGGCCAATTGGTGCCTTACTGGGTATGGCTGTTCTGGTATTAGGACTAATCGCTTTGCTTAGCTCCTTAGGCTATTTTGCTTATGGTGCTTTGAAAACAATGCCTCCTCAGACGGTTAAAGGGTTTCTTTCACTGTTATTTATGGGTGGATTAGCAAGTCAGGTTTTTTTCGGAATTACTGCTGCTTTTGCAGCCCTTTATATGTCCGAGGATTTAGAGCTTTTGTTTATGGCGCCGGTCTCAATTAAAGCTGTTTTTGCCGTCAAATCATTAGCTGTTGTTGGAAGTAATTTTCTGACGGCATTGTTATTTGCCTTCTTACCCGGGGTTTTTTATGGATTGCTCTTTCAAGCGGGAGCATCATTTTACATTCTCGTCGCCTTGGTGGGTCTTGGAATTTGGGCATTGGGTACGGCAATTGCTGAGCTGATTAATCTGTTGATCATGAGAATTGTCCCCCCCCATCGAAGCAAAGAAGCTGTAGGTTTTATCGGGGCTTTGGCAGGAATTTTGATAGCAATAGTTTTTCAAATTCCCAATATGTTAATTAACAGCGAGGAAGAATTGAATCTGGGTGCCTGGATAGCCGGGCAGGAGCAAATGCTGGGGATTATGGACTACTTTCCATGGGGGTGGGGTTCACTTGCCTTAGTTTCAGGGATATCCGGGGACTTTATTGCTGGATTGGGTTGGAGTTTACTAATAATGGTTGTCGGAGTACTTCTTTTTCTCCTTGCCTTTAATCTGGTCGAACGGGGTTTTCGCCGGGGATTTATTTCCCTTAGCCAAGGCGAAGGTGGCAGACGGCGCCGAAAAGGGATTTCTGCAGAGCAAGGAAAAGTCCATCCTCAACGAGAGCTTGTTTCATACTCTCTATTCGAAAAAGAAGTCAGCCATACTGCTCCGCCCTGGTTTGGAATGTGGGCGGTGGCTAAGAAAGATTTGCTTTCCATGAAGCGTGATACGCGTGAATGGTTCGGTTATTTAGTGCCCTTAATCATCATGCTGTTTTTTGTTGGGCAATTTCTTTTTTCTCAGGTAAAATCCAGCCAAGCTTCTTTGATAACTGTATTAATCATGTACACAGTTATGTTCAGTGGGAATTTGGCATTGCAGTCTTTTGGCAGAGAAGGAGAATCAGACTGGCTGTTGAATAGTGTTCCCCTTGCCGGTTGGCCTGTGGTCTGGGGGAAATTATTGGCAGCTATTCTGCCGACATTATTGTTAATGGAAACTTTGTTAGTTGGCACTGCCTTAGCTATAGGGGTTTCGACAAGTTTGATCTTTGCCCTGGCATTTGGAGCTGTGCTACTGTCTTTGGGATCAAGCGCCATTGGTCTCTTTTATTCCATCAACAATTGTCGCTATAATCCAGACACTCCACAACAGCGTATTTCTCCGGGTGCCTCCTTGTTTATGTATCTCATTAACCTGTTTTTTATCCTCTTGTTAGCCTTAGGTCTGATCTATGTGTTTCTACCTGAAGAGCTAATAGTCATGCTTAGGGATCTTCCGCCGGTAACCTTTAAAGGAGGTTTTTTATCAGGGTTAAGCTATGTTCTTTATCTTTTGAGCAGGCCGCTTCTCTGGACCACATCATTACGAATAATTTTGGGGATAGTCGTCACCAGTGGGGTGTGGTCGTTAATGTTTTTTGGGTTTATGGCTGCTACAGTTCGGCAAAGCAGGAAAGGTTTTCGAGTTGAATTGGTCACGGGTAGTAAGAAGAAAAAGCTTTGGAAAAAGCGTAAAACACAAATAAGCTAA
- a CDS encoding YjfB family protein → MDIAAMSIILNQNKVQEQSSLAVMKMAMDVAANQSESIIAMDGGMTKAMETSIQPFLGANLDIKA, encoded by the coding sequence TTGGACATAGCTGCCATGTCAATTATCCTTAATCAAAATAAAGTTCAAGAACAATCCAGTCTAGCGGTTATGAAAATGGCCATGGATGTTGCTGCTAATCAGAGTGAATCAATCATTGCGATGGATGGTGGCATGACTAAGGCCATGGAGACATCTATTCAGCCTTTCTTAGGAGCAAACTTAGATATTAAAGCTTAA
- a CDS encoding acetate uptake transporter: MEIRESSIADPGPLGLAAFALTTFILSMSNAHFVPSEMGALFVPLGLFYGGMCQVLAGMWEFKKNNTFGATAFTTYGAFWIGLSTTVLLETLDVLNFGSFGHEAIGLYLIAFTVFNTYMLIGTFRISNALVAVFACLEVTFILLDLAEFGIISSVPGGVFGLITAACAWYASAAGVLNPLYGRALLPTGPRGQLPGKNKL, from the coding sequence ATGGAAATCAGAGAAAGTTCAATAGCTGACCCAGGGCCCCTGGGGTTAGCAGCCTTTGCACTCACAACCTTTATTCTTAGTATGTCGAATGCTCACTTTGTTCCTAGTGAGATGGGGGCTTTGTTTGTTCCCCTAGGTCTGTTTTATGGAGGAATGTGTCAAGTCTTAGCTGGGATGTGGGAATTCAAAAAGAACAATACTTTTGGTGCTACAGCATTTACAACCTATGGTGCATTTTGGATAGGATTAAGTACTACGGTACTTCTTGAGACACTAGATGTTCTAAATTTCGGTTCTTTTGGGCATGAAGCAATCGGGCTGTATTTGATAGCCTTTACAGTCTTCAATACCTACATGTTAATCGGAACTTTTAGAATTAGTAATGCTTTAGTCGCAGTTTTTGCCTGTCTCGAAGTGACCTTTATTCTGTTAGATTTAGCAGAATTCGGAATTATATCCAGCGTTCCCGGAGGGGTATTTGGTTTAATTACCGCTGCCTGCGCCTGGTATGCCTCGGCAGCAGGCGTTCTCAATCCTTTATACGGACGAGCACTTTTACCTACTGGACCGAGGGGTCAGCTGCCCGGAAAAAATAAGCTGTAG
- a CDS encoding methyl-accepting chemotaxis protein encodes MFLFRKMPNESRKGQHKDYEKDCEKFYQSLREYDFNSKLNVDIHSSSPIHPIVEIINRVMAERQGAIKLSLEELDKTVQDLTSMTSIREMLMQLNEQTIQLANLSEQAEQLGAAANEVAESSTNSSEFVEQATRAAASSGEKIEQAIQFVELSFDEFGIVSQKVQEVLSSMEEIEQIVGVISGVADQTNLLALNAAIEAARAAEHGRGFAVVADEVRKLAEYTKGSVSDISRKISALSSNSIETTNKIQALSQTMQNGKAVMQESAESMQSIIQSFNAVTQDIHSIAAGSEEQSASIEESSRSITGTSKASEEINQIAKKTGQGIYNISKSLQKIRLREITRIPELDTHQALELCKTDHLLWTWRIYNMILGFENIKASEVGDHHECRLGKWVDSLDTQKLSSLTSLKRLESPHEKVHSFARQAALEYEKGNMEKVEQILVEMTQASEEVVALLNQLQNECK; translated from the coding sequence TTGTTTTTATTTCGCAAAATGCCGAATGAATCACGTAAGGGACAACATAAAGATTACGAAAAAGATTGCGAGAAATTTTATCAGAGTTTAAGGGAATATGATTTTAACAGTAAGCTGAATGTTGACATCCATTCGTCTAGCCCAATACACCCTATTGTGGAAATCATAAATCGAGTCATGGCTGAACGCCAAGGGGCTATTAAGCTATCCTTGGAAGAGCTCGATAAAACGGTTCAAGACCTTACCAGTATGACATCTATTCGTGAGATGCTAATGCAATTAAATGAACAGACTATTCAACTTGCAAATCTTTCCGAACAAGCTGAACAATTAGGTGCGGCAGCCAATGAGGTTGCAGAATCGTCAACGAACTCTTCGGAATTTGTTGAACAAGCTACAAGGGCGGCTGCCTCTAGTGGAGAAAAAATTGAACAGGCCATTCAATTTGTAGAACTGTCTTTTGATGAGTTTGGAATAGTAAGTCAGAAAGTTCAAGAAGTGTTAAGTTCAATGGAGGAGATAGAGCAAATTGTAGGGGTAATCTCTGGAGTTGCTGATCAAACCAACCTTTTGGCTCTTAATGCTGCTATTGAGGCAGCCCGTGCCGCTGAACATGGACGAGGATTTGCAGTTGTTGCAGATGAAGTGCGTAAATTGGCAGAGTATACAAAAGGCTCCGTCTCAGATATTAGTCGCAAAATTTCTGCATTAAGCAGTAATTCTATAGAAACTACCAATAAAATTCAAGCCCTTTCTCAGACTATGCAGAATGGAAAGGCAGTTATGCAGGAGTCTGCAGAATCAATGCAAAGTATCATTCAAAGCTTCAATGCGGTAACTCAAGATATACATAGTATTGCTGCCGGCAGTGAAGAGCAAAGTGCATCAATTGAGGAGTCCTCCAGAAGTATAACAGGAACTTCTAAGGCATCAGAAGAGATCAATCAGATTGCCAAGAAGACGGGTCAAGGAATTTATAATATCAGCAAATCATTGCAAAAAATAAGGCTTCGGGAGATTACAAGAATTCCTGAACTGGACACACATCAGGCTTTGGAACTGTGCAAAACCGATCATCTCCTTTGGACTTGGCGAATCTATAATATGATATTGGGGTTTGAGAATATCAAGGCAAGTGAGGTTGGCGATCATCATGAATGTCGGCTAGGTAAATGGGTAGATAGTCTTGATACCCAGAAACTTAGCAGCTTGACCTCGCTTAAACGTCTGGAGTCTCCCCACGAAAAAGTTCATAGTTTTGCCCGCCAAGCTGCTCTAGAGTATGAAAAAGGGAATATGGAAAAGGTCGAACAGATTCTAGTTGAAATGACTCAAGCATCCGAAGAGGTTGTGGCTTTGTTAAATCAACTTCAGAACGAGTGCAAATAG
- a CDS encoding PAS domain-containing protein gives MTRAIEHNTINQSHITDKTQTQKELKDHNERLELVLEATGAGVWDYDLVNNSNYIDKRCKAILGYEENEITDELEEWRSRWHVEDSEKIAEAIRLCEEGKTDQFDLEYRLQHKNGSYLWVRSIGRFIYNEQFEPIRAVGTISDITKYKEAEDRIIESKNKLKDFARAIPDVSAIVDEDGRYIEVFGNKKHTLMPNLEMVGCTFHELFPAELADLMLEDIRLVIATGENRSMIREMDIGSVKRYFEGRTAPMQYQVNGKKTAVVVVSDITERYEVERMLKFTYELQRKSDFINDILSGNISLTEKTLGMAEKLKINFRGSLCCFLINVLGHSDKDQKDQRINDHSKQMVNRLIYLISNNTNYLVWNNCDKIGVLWEGNLINASNTPKDLTQSSILTASELKAFLSNAEPGLTISIGISDFHSGIDCIKNSYKEAWNTLISAQCQMHKDGGIFHYKDVGLFQILSLIYEQDYSSDFVRKMIGCIIDYDKEKGSDLLITLEEILQSNNLKDAANRLYIHYKTLVFRKRRIEEILGVSLESVDTRLALAAAIKLYRLINTSISLLKRTPERGG, from the coding sequence ATGACTAGGGCAATTGAGCATAATACTATAAATCAATCTCACATAACGGATAAAACTCAGACTCAGAAAGAACTGAAAGATCACAATGAGCGTTTAGAGTTGGTACTTGAGGCAACGGGAGCAGGTGTTTGGGATTACGACTTGGTCAATAATAGTAATTATATAGACAAACGATGCAAGGCAATTTTGGGCTATGAAGAGAATGAGATAACTGACGAACTAGAAGAATGGAGAAGTCGTTGGCACGTCGAAGACAGCGAAAAAATAGCTGAAGCAATACGCTTATGTGAAGAAGGCAAGACTGATCAATTTGATCTGGAATATCGCCTGCAGCACAAAAATGGCTCATATCTTTGGGTAAGGTCAATTGGGAGATTTATTTATAATGAGCAATTTGAACCGATTCGGGCGGTAGGTACAATTTCTGATATAACTAAATATAAAGAAGCCGAAGACCGGATTATTGAAAGTAAGAACAAGTTAAAAGACTTTGCCCGAGCAATTCCTGATGTGAGCGCAATTGTTGATGAGGATGGGCGATATATTGAGGTCTTTGGTAATAAGAAGCATACTCTTATGCCTAACCTAGAAATGGTGGGTTGTACATTCCACGAACTATTTCCCGCTGAGCTAGCGGATTTAATGCTTGAAGATATCCGACTGGTTATTGCAACTGGGGAGAATCGAAGCATGATTCGCGAAATGGATATTGGGTCAGTGAAGCGCTATTTTGAGGGGCGTACAGCTCCGATGCAATATCAAGTAAATGGGAAGAAGACCGCAGTTGTTGTTGTATCTGACATAACCGAGCGCTATGAAGTTGAGCGCATGTTGAAATTTACCTATGAACTGCAGCGTAAAAGTGACTTTATTAATGATATTCTTAGTGGAAACATAAGCTTAACTGAAAAAACCCTTGGAATGGCTGAAAAATTGAAGATTAATTTCCGGGGTTCTTTATGTTGTTTCTTGATCAATGTCCTTGGACATAGCGATAAAGATCAAAAGGATCAGCGAATAAATGACCATTCTAAGCAGATGGTGAATCGACTTATTTATCTGATTAGTAATAATACTAACTATTTGGTCTGGAATAATTGCGACAAGATTGGAGTGTTGTGGGAAGGTAATTTGATTAACGCTAGCAATACTCCTAAAGATTTGACTCAAAGTAGTATTTTGACAGCATCCGAACTCAAAGCATTTTTAAGCAATGCTGAGCCTGGTCTGACTATTTCAATTGGGATAAGTGATTTCCATTCAGGTATTGACTGTATAAAAAATAGTTATAAAGAGGCCTGGAACACGCTTATTTCAGCCCAATGTCAAATGCACAAGGATGGCGGAATCTTTCATTATAAGGATGTTGGTTTATTCCAGATATTGTCGTTAATCTATGAACAAGATTATTCGTCAGATTTTGTTCGAAAAATGATAGGTTGTATAATAGATTATGACAAAGAAAAAGGGTCCGATTTATTGATTACCTTAGAAGAGATTCTGCAAAGCAACAACTTGAAAGATGCTGCTAACAGATTATATATACACTATAAAACATTGGTTTTCCGCAAACGACGTATTGAAGAGATTCTTGGAGTATCACTGGAGAGTGTTGATACCAGGTTAGCGCTTGCGGCTGCTATCAAATTGTATAGATTGATTAACACATCAATCAGCCTACTTAAAAGAACTCCTGAAAGAGGAGGGTAG
- a CDS encoding M48 family metallopeptidase, translating to MTTLTINNYSIPYEERRSSRYRRITLSIFDDRVRISAPANVSLKQLNDLLASKQEWILKHWLAKQAALKPPAKYIDGEYFLYRGNRIELKLKRHTGKMMRVCLEEQLLVVNLPQDLPQQDAELNIKTALISWYKAQARKVLKERLDWHAKQMQVSYKDFRLKDQKTSWGSCSSKGNINLNWRIIMAPDTAIDYIIIHELAHLTYLNHSKQFWQRVEDYMRDYTVWKLWFKTNGQKLRL from the coding sequence ATGACTACACTGACAATTAACAATTACTCTATTCCCTATGAAGAGCGCAGGAGTTCACGTTATCGAAGAATAACTCTTAGTATTTTTGATGACAGAGTTCGTATTTCAGCTCCTGCCAATGTATCTCTTAAGCAACTAAATGACTTGTTAGCTTCTAAGCAAGAATGGATTCTAAAACATTGGCTGGCTAAACAAGCCGCCCTGAAACCGCCGGCTAAGTATATCGATGGGGAGTACTTCTTGTATCGCGGGAATAGAATCGAATTAAAACTTAAGAGGCATACTGGGAAAATGATGAGAGTTTGTCTAGAGGAACAGCTTCTTGTCGTCAATTTACCTCAAGATTTACCCCAACAGGATGCTGAATTGAATATTAAGACGGCTTTGATATCGTGGTATAAAGCTCAAGCCCGCAAGGTTCTAAAGGAGAGACTAGATTGGCATGCCAAACAAATGCAGGTATCCTATAAGGATTTTCGGCTCAAGGATCAAAAAACCAGTTGGGGAAGCTGTTCAAGTAAAGGTAATATTAATTTGAATTGGCGAATTATTATGGCCCCAGATACAGCGATTGATTACATTATAATTCATGAATTGGCCCACTTGACTTATCTTAATCATTCCAAACAGTTCTGGCAAAGGGTTGAGGATTATATGCGGGACTACACAGTGTGGAAATTGTGGTTTAAGACTAATGGACAAAAATTAAGACTTTAA
- a CDS encoding CAP domain-containing protein, with protein sequence MNSKHIKFLIAPVISLVLVATVLTTNLIAQTPFSRTNIPAQVKVTAASLNVRSGPSVDKIKVGILYKDQIVDCIGKIGSWWVVHLENDTVGLISANYAKAYYPPTPAPEPMPTPPPAPTPAPTPAPAPTPAPAPAPAPAPEPTPEKPTIGTEEQKMLDLINQERSKVGVKPLSADIELMKVAKLKAEDMVDNNYFSHTSPTYGSPFDMLNKFRITYKSAAENIAGNSSVEAAHNALMQSEGHRKNILNASFNYIGIGIVPSPVYGKVFVQMFVGR encoded by the coding sequence ATGAATTCTAAGCACATTAAGTTTCTAATAGCACCTGTAATAAGTCTAGTATTAGTTGCTACAGTCTTAACTACAAATCTTATTGCTCAAACACCATTCAGTAGAACAAATATCCCAGCACAAGTTAAGGTAACTGCAGCCTCACTCAATGTAAGATCAGGACCCTCCGTTGACAAAATTAAAGTCGGAATACTGTATAAAGATCAAATAGTAGATTGCATTGGCAAGATTGGTTCTTGGTGGGTTGTGCACTTAGAAAATGACACTGTAGGATTAATTTCAGCTAATTATGCTAAGGCCTATTATCCGCCTACTCCCGCCCCAGAACCAATGCCGACTCCTCCCCCTGCTCCTACTCCTGCTCCTACTCCGGCTCCAGCTCCTACTCCGGCTCCTGCTCCAGCTCCGGCTCCGGCTCCAGAGCCAACCCCTGAAAAGCCGACTATCGGAACAGAAGAACAAAAGATGCTTGATTTAATTAACCAAGAGCGCTCAAAAGTAGGGGTCAAACCTTTAAGCGCAGATATTGAGCTGATGAAAGTTGCTAAGCTAAAAGCAGAGGACATGGTGGATAACAATTATTTTTCCCACACTTCTCCTACTTACGGTTCTCCCTTTGATATGTTAAATAAATTTAGGATTACCTATAAGAGTGCTGCCGAAAATATTGCCGGGAATTCATCTGTAGAAGCCGCTCATAATGCTCTAATGCAATCTGAAGGACACCGTAAGAATATCTTGAATGCCAGCTTTAACTATATAGGTATAGGCATAGTACCCAGCCCTGTCTATGGAAAAGTTTTTGTACAAATGTTTGTTGGACGATAA